The following DNA comes from Maylandia zebra isolate NMK-2024a linkage group LG6, Mzebra_GT3a, whole genome shotgun sequence.
AAAACTGTTAAAGCAGGCCATGCTGCTAGCTAAAATTACACTTTATACCTTTTGAAATGCAGAGAATATCAATGTTTAACTAGATCCTGCTGGAAGAAAGCATGAATGTATATAGTTATGTACCTACCCTGTTTTTGCTCTTCAATTACTGATATTTTCTACTCTGATCTGCAACAGAAGATTAAGCTTCTCATCTTTCTCCTGCTATGCCGATGTACCTTTTGTTTTTTACGATTAACTTATAAGGTACACAAGCTGTACTAGATTTGCTCATTTCTTATGATGGCAGTTACCAGTATTTTTATCATTAAGTTGTAGAAGGTAATTTCTGCCATTCTGATAAAGAATTTACACTAAcaataaatgaaacattttaaatatttagatgGATTCAAATGTTGACTTTTTTAAACGCATAATGTTGACACTTAAAATGGCAACTTATTGATCTAATCAAAGCAGTTTTGTGTAGCAGTATAATTTATTTGAGTTGGTTCAAAAATGCTAATATTTCTTAAACCACTATATCACGGTGTTGCAAAGTAAAAcgcatttaaatattttaagttCCACAAAGCTGAAGACATTTCCTGCTGGATGAGTTTTCAGTGTGATGCGATACACTGCACAACACACGGCTGTTTTTTGCAGTTATTACAAAAGCATAACCGTTGCTAACCATTCAAATAAAAACCTTCCACACACTATACTAAATATATACAAACAATATGAAAGAAAGCTACACAATTCAACCTTATTTACTTTAACAGTAAAGTTGTGGTTTCCCCTTTAATTGGTGAGGGCGCCAGCTATCCTAATGATCCAAGTATTCATGTCCTTCACTGACTTATACTCAAAAGGTTTCCACAACACAGCAACTACTGACTCCATGTAACATAAAACCAGAGATTGTTGAGAGGAATGCAAAGAAAGGGGGGAGAAAAACAGCTAATGTTTTGAAATAACATTCATCAGCAGTTTTTATGTTATAGTGAGTCTAGAATAACCATCTCCATGCATTTCTGTGTTACATATGGGACTGAATGAATATATTTCACTTCTTTATAGGCACGCCATCTGAGTAATCCTCCAGTAATCCAGCCAAATGGTTGTTGTGCGTCTTGAAGTTTCTCTTCCTCGGTCCGGCTGGCTTCTTTCTCTTTTGAATTGGTAACTGTGAAGAGCAAAGATAATCAGCTCTCATTCATTTCCTTGAACAGGTGTAACCATAAGAACTGCATATTAAAGACTTTCTTATTTCTTTCTAACaaatctctcacacacacacacacacacacacatatgtgtgtgtgaattaaaaaaacactgaccaCTTTCTTTGGTCCCGTTTCTTGCATGGAGGAAATGCCTTGTTTCTTCAGGTACTCTTCAATCTTGTCCTCATCTATAGAGTCAACTGGAACACTCCTCCACAGCTTCTGAAATTCTGACATTGAAAGCAGCTACACTTGAAGAGCCGGACACATAATCTTAACTAACCAAACAAGTCAGACCTGAATGAAATGCATAATATGAGTTTTACAAAACACTTCTGATATAGATCTAATACAACAAACATTTCATTTCACAGTTGAAGTAAAGTTGCCTGAATCTTCGTCAAAGCCAAATTGGTTTTCACTTTGCACATGCTCCACCTCTCCAAATAGCACTGAAATTTGGCAAAAACATTATAGCTTAAGTTGCAGACAAAGGCAATATAAAGCATGCTGTACCCCCAACATGGATCACAAGTAACATGGGAGGACAGAAATTCAGATCATTATGAATGTTCCAGTTCTAACTCGCGAAAATGTATGACGAAGACTTCCTTGATGTTAATTCTAACAACTTACCCAAGTCAAAATTGATAGCATAAACGTAGCTATTGTGAGATTGCCCACCGGTTTGAAGCATGTAGCCTTGAGAATTTCTGGACCTTGGTTGTTGGTCACTCAAGTGGTTAGCCAATGAGTTGTGTACCAAGGATAATCCTCCGTTTGTCTGATcttattgtaaagcactttgtgatttttatctgtgaaatgtgctatataaataaattttacttacttactccGTTTTGAAATACAGTTTGACCAGGATTTACAAAATATACTTTTTTGATTTAATATGATTAAAATTTAGTCATAGTATAACTGAATCCataaacaacaagaaaatgTTCACAGAGTTTTAGCTGATTTCAGTTCGACTTCTATAGAACTGATagtctttttgcaaccacagctatcgccatctggtggcatTCAGTTAGAATGCAGGTTTTCAGACAATTCACTAGCTTATTACTTATAAGctacatccattttttttttttaatctctatgGTGATAATTTCACACTTGGAAAATTCTTACATGAAATGAATGCAGAGTGAGGGCCAACTGGGTATGCATAGCATGCATAATAGTCAGTTTAGGTCAAAGACGGATacacagagaaagaggaagacatGTCACCGTACAATTTACGGATAGACCAATACCGATATACCAATACTCACCTTCATCTACCGCAAACTGGCAATGCTTGTCATTGTAGAACAAGATCTTTTTCTTGTCTGGTCTTGTAACAAAGATGATCTGATCCCCCAAAGCCTGTGAACGATCACACAAGAAGTCTTTACCATGCTTTAATTGTTTAGTTGCCACAGTGTTCGCACATCACCGAGTGGCATCTTAGTGGTGTTTCCCTAAAAACTGAATAATGTTTAATACCTTGATGGCCTTGGCTGAATTGGGCAGCCCTTCCTCTACATCTTCTAGTAAGACTCCTCCCAGGCCCAGTTGGTCGTGCTTATCCAGCAGCCTCAGTAAGGCTTTCTTGTCCTTCAGGTTGTATTTAGGCTTGAAGCCATAGGTTCCATCCCGGACTTCAATTTTTGGATTGCTGACCAAGGCCTGAGATTGGTAGGTGAAAGTAAAGCACAAGATTATATATAACCCCCCtccaataaaaaacaaaatataataaaaactgaCACCTTGAAAAGACTAAACAAATAGTACAGTAGCTTTTTCTTCTTCGGTAAGTGTAGCCTTCCAATGTAAAAAGATGGCTTAATGTCATACGATGTATTATCAGCTTAATTTCTCATCACTTACTTTCAatggcttttttgttttgcaacaTACCGAATATGTTTGGATGAGAATAACTTACAAATTAgcttgaggggaaaaaacaagtaTTGTGTAGATTTAAGGTGAGACTCGTAAAAGAAATTGCTCAGAGAAAACGCAATTGACCTTAGTACTACTGACAATAAAAGATAGAGGTATGGCATTAAAAATAGCACAAAAGCACCTCATTCATGAGCCACTGTTTCTGCTTCATGCTTATGTCAAGAAGTTTGGTCTCATCAAGAATCTCATCTAAGGTCAGGAAGTGCGTGTCCCCATTCTGATGCCTCGTCTGAGAGATTAAGGACAGAAAAGCAGACAttaggtaaacacacacacaaaacaatatTCACAGCTCTCTTATTTTCTGCACCATGGAGAAGATTTTAGGCAAATATCTACAGTAATTTTATAGGATTCAGAACTGTGCATTCAACAGGTGgcacaaatgcacacatttaACAGGAAAATCTGTCAATCTGAGTGTGAGTTCTTCACCGAGGAATGAGTCAAACAGCTAGTGTGACAAGGCCTGGCTGCCTGTTTGCAGAGCCACAGCATGATAAACAAGCTGTTAACATACCAAAAGAAAGACTGGGGACCAAATGTTAACCCAGCGGGCACAAATGACTCACTCATGTTTTACAACAGACAAATGTCAAGCTTTATTATTAAACAGTTTGGTGAAAAGATAAAATCTTATTATTTGTGTTGGTCCTgctgaaaaaaaaggttttaatgtCCCCCTCAAAATCCTCATTACCTTCATGTAATTTACTATCTTGGCCAGGCAACCAAACTTGTACCCAGAGCTCGTCTTAATGTTGAAGCTGCCATTAGattctgtggaaaaaaaacaacaacatttaagtTTAACCAATTTATTATCGCAAGACTGAATGTACAGTGAGATTTGAGAACTACATGGACTGAcatatttgtgcaagaacactttgctgaaaatgtatttcagaTAATTGACTACTGTCATGTCAGCTCCTGTCAAATGAGCAGCGAGTGTTTAATGAGGTCATTAAAATCCTAACTGCATTCATTATTTGACATTTTCTTATTGTCAATATTCAGTGAAAAGACAGAAGCAAACAATGCATTTGTTTGCCACTCTCTATTTTGCCTGTCAGCCTTCATTTGTTCCTATTGAAGACGCTATCATCTGAAACAGGTCAAAGGAACACAATGACATTGAGGCTAATTCAGGTTTTAAGCAAACCTGACTCATACGAGAGTTAATGCTGGGGACTACTTCCAGATACAAAGTAACACTCCAGGAAGCTAGTGAGTATTTACAGCTGCAGGGTATGTATTTTGGGTAACACAGAAACACGTCACGCAGTGCAAAAATGTGGCAGATTTAAATGTTTGCAACATTAAAATACTACACAAGTCATATATCAAGCCAATCTGATTTAGTTTGACTTGAAGTCCGGCCAGCTGGTCTTATTCTCTGCTGGAGTCCAATAATGCTGCTCCCCTCAGAGACTGACTGAGGTCTGGACTCGGCATTCACCAATCAAAGCTGAAAACAGACACTGATTCATGAATGATTCATTGTGTAGGCGGGAGCTTCTGTTGCTTTGAGCTGCACAGTAGGCAGGACGGTGAAACTGTGACAGACCAGCTAACGAATGGTGCAGAGGCAGGGCTAATAGAAAGGAGCCAATGATGTAGACAATCCTGTGCTGTTCAGCTGAGACATGAAGAGCTGCAAGGAGTGGCGGTGGAGGAGAGCGACTGAAAGTGCACGAGAGCACTGAGGAGGAAAGCAGGTTGAAGAGTGAATGTGGAGGAGGGAAAGAGTGTAAACGAAGAAGATAGGTGGAGCACCAAAAAGAGGAGAGACATTTGTCGGCTTACATCTTCTAAAAACTGAGCCAGACACACAGGTGAGTCTGCATGTTTTTCTGAACACCATCCTCTGAATAATGTGCGTGACATCAACAGATCATAATAATCCACAATATAAATTTAAGCTACAGGCTACAGGCTGCACTGGGTTTTCACTATGAAGATATGAatatgaggatttttttttagagCGTTCTAATATTTGCAGGATGAAGTCATGCATCTTTAAATGCAGTGGATGTATTTACAAAGCCAGGTCCTTTTGCGTAGGAATTACAACATTTAGACTGTATAAGTGAACAGTGGATTAAATATACATGGATCTGTCTGCTTTCTACCCACTTGAATACCAAGCATCAGAACCTGTCTGTGTGTACTTATGGATATCatgtatgtgtttgtttaaatgCATGACTCAAGACAAATCAATGAAGGACTGAGTGCTGTGAGGAGCCAGCCAGGGGCattaggagtgtgtgtgtgtgtgtgtgtgtgtgtgtgtgtgtgtgtgtgtgtgtgtgtgtgtgtgtgtgtgtgagagagagacagccaCTGTGTAGAGAGGAACCTCCAGCTCTACACCTTCAGAGCCTGGCTGGGGTGGGGCTGCTTTGGTGAGTGATAACAGATGCAGGAGTCAATCTGTCCCTGTCTGTATAATTGCTCTGACAAAAGAAAGGAGGGTGACCCCGGGGGGGGGGGTATAAATTAGTAACAGAGGTTGTTGTAAAGCCATGACTTGAGGTGAAACTGATATTAGGAGCTGGGTTTGTAACAACAGGATCAAAACAGTTGATTCAACGCAAAagacaacaacacaaaacccATACTGTACACACAACTTCCAGACAAAGTGGGGAGAATCTGGTGAGGGCAATGTTCAAAGCTGTCCTTCCTCACATGTAGAGCATAATAAAGGAGACAGCCTGTCCAGCAGTCACGTGCTACCTGTGATCTCAAATGACAATTACCTTGACTACTCTCAATTGCACACTGATACACACTGCATGGACTTTTTCTATTCTTACATGCACTTCCATCAGGTGTCAAGAGAATTTCAGACTAAGATGAAGCAACCAATGAAAATGTCTCACCAGGACAAGCCACTAAGCTTTTTCACATTTAAGTTCCCAGGTCACCTGAAACTCAAGTTACAAACCCactaaaataaacacacaaacaagtcatattaaaacaacaCAAGTCTATGCACGATGGCATGTGTTTGCACACATTTAGCCTTATTAAATCTCTAAAGGAAGAGATGGTGGAAAGAGATGCACTCACGCCCCACTCCTACAACTGGGTCATCTGCCTTCGCCTCAATATTTCATGCACAAATGTCTGTGATTGTCTGCATACAAGTGTGTGTTAAGAGCATGTATGTGCACTTTTGTGCATGGCTGTGTGGGCAGAGACACTCCACAGTGTGCCCCGAGGATTTTAAAATGGTAGGTGTTGGCTAAAAATGGGAAAGAACAGCTGAAGTGAGGCAAATGTGCACTTGAAGGATCTCTTAAgttcattattttattacagttCCGTTACTACATTTGTATAAGGCATTGTGGCCAAAGAGCTGCACACCAAGCATAGATGGCACAGTTCTCTACACACCCATCCTTTATTACCAGCCTTTTAAGGCTATTTTTGTTCTGAGCAGATGGCCTCAGTAGGGTTTCTGGTGTTTTGCAATATAACCTGTGCTATAATAATACACCATCTTCTCATTTCACACAAAAAATATGTCTGTAATGACAGATGTAGACTAGGTTTTGTTTACATACATACAAAGCAGTTTATCTTTTTACAACATGATCCCCTTCGTGACTGATAACGAAGCGTTACATTCATTACAACAAATTACCTATAAGAGTATTTGATAGTTTTATGAGAGTAAATGAGTTTCCATGTCTGCCTGCTGTCTCGAGTGGAACAAATTCCTTTTTCAATATCAGTATCACAAAGAtcattagttttagttttgtttttaattatcacAATAATCAGGAGCAAATGCTTCAAAAAATCCTGGAATAGAGCCAGGCACATCTGGTTAAAAGCACTGCATCACAATGTGTTATGCCCTGAAGACAAATTCTCCCATTACTGTCATTTTTTAATCAGCCTCACACCATGAAAACACGAATTTAACAACCGCTGCTTTCATTTTGAAATTTGATCTGCAGTAAAACCAAGACCCAAACACTGTCATAAGCATTAACAATCTTTTTTTCCTTGTGTCTTATTGTTTCCAACCAGAAATCATGACCAACATCACAGCTACTGTTCATCCAAACAATCTCCCACTGCGAGAAGAGGGAGTCCCTCTGTCCCTCGTCTCCTTTCAGGTCCAGGAAGTCTACCCATTTCATGATGGCTGGAATGTGGCCTGTTTTGTCatccttcttctttttattctcACCGTCCTGTCCTTGGCAGCGTTGGCTGTGCTCTATGAGCTGCTGGACTGTGGGTGCTGCGCCAAAGGGAAAACACACCACCAGCTACAGGAGGAAGGGCCGGGAAGCTGCAGCAAGCTTATGAGTAGCATGTGCAAGGAGCCAGAATCCCACACTGAGGTGGTATAGTGGCAACAAGGACGAAGTAAAGAATAATAGGAATTTGGATATTGTTGCTCATTTGGACAGGACCACACTACTGACTAAGATGTTTGCAAAAATGAACTcccaaaaaccccccaaaacactCAAAGTAATTCAGTTGTTCACAATTAGAGGTGAAAGCTGGTGACTGAACGATATAAATGTATCTTCCCACATCTACCGCAGACCCCGAAAGCCATATTTCACTTCTGAAATACTCCcagaagaaaagaagatcaCCTGAGTATTTATAACATggcttaaaaacacaaatttacaCTACTTAAAGTACCCATATTATGCCCTTTGAATTATTCCCTACAACTTTATTCGAAGCCCATttctatggaagcccgtttccgccactaaaaaaaaaaaaaaagctagtatccataactcgaaatttcgagttattttctcgaaatttcgagttatttttctcaaaatttcgagttatttttctcaaaatttcgagttatttttctcaaaatttcgagttatttttctcaaaatttcgagttatttttctcaaaatttcgagttagctctgccaatcaaaaatatacgtgaatgaggtcgctttcttgttacctggaagcatatggcgcaggaccgcgcactcaaaaacggatcccaacaaattaaagtatgtttgctgatagtaacaccatgtgattcagctaataacacagggatttcatcatttgtgaagccaggctgaaaacactcagcaatctgtgcattcatgactggatgtaataccggtagcttagctgtagcatttgtagctgagggcttcagcttccgggtaacatggaaatgacgtcattcacgtagattactgattggcagcgctaactcgaaatttcgagttgcttttctcaaaattttgagttaatatgtcgaaatttcaagaaaataactcgaaatttcgagaaaataactcgaaatttcgagaaaataactcgaaatttcgagaaaataactcgaaattttgagttatggatccttttttttttttttagtggcggaaacgggcttccatacatTTCAAATAACTTATTAGTGAGAAACTTTGCCTTTATTTTTATGGGAATGTTGCCAGGACAACAGAAAATCCCCTATGTTTAGTGCTAATACAGCTAGAGCTTCTGTACTCATCTCTTGCTCACAGAAATTGTATTCTAATACTGCAGAATTTCCAATAAAGCACTTCTCATTTACATAATATTCTTTTTCAGGTGTAAGCAAATAATCTCGATAAACTAGTCATAAACAGCCTGTTACCATAAACCATATACTATTTTTAAGCTATTTTCCACCCACTCCTCTGCATAGCTTAGGTCCTCACAAAAGCAACACTGGCTGACAAAAACAAGCTAAAGACTACGGCTCTACTTTACATTACATTGAAAGAGACATGAGCAAAACAAAGGGTAAAAGACGTGCTGCAGCAGTGTACAGTATAACAAAACTAATGCATGCATGTCCGTGTGTTTTACAAGTCTAAGCTGATGACTCAGCTAGTCCTAAGCACCAAGACAATAGTTAGCTGATGCATCTCTTAAGGTTACTCTTCATCATATATAAATGAGGCAAATTGTTATTCAGTTATTTTCTGCTGATATACACGTGAAATAAACTCCTCGTGTCTACAAATCTGCCTCTTCTGCCTGCCAGTGTACGATGCTACACAAGCAGCTCAGCTCTTTTATCCATGTCATATAGTGGGTGGCTAGTGCTACATCAATAAAGTGTAATGCTTAATTGTTTTGAACACTCTGCCTTTGGGTCGAACAGTTTTCCTGGACGAAACCCTGTAAATAATCTTATCCTGGTACACCACTAAAATACATTCATGGGCTTGTTAAGGGGCATGACATGGGGACTTTAATATAGGCTGTGGCAGAATGTGTTGCATTAAATGGGCATTTTCTTAGTTTGATTATTTTGGAAACTGATTATTAAGTTGCATGGGAAAAAAAACGTTGGGGAAAAAAGCATTTTCTTACCCTGCTATAtgggtgttaaaaaaaaaacctgttcagaaaaaacaactactgTGTGAGTGCTTTTTTTGTGACCTACTGGATGCAGTGAGCTTCTTCAAGACATGCTGTTTCTGAAATTGCCGTCCAAATCTTATTACAACAATATCTGTTGATCAAGCCTAGTCAGATGAAATCATTGCTTAGGATAAAGCTGGTGTTCTTCAGTAAATTGTAAGCCAGTGTTGTCAACATGTTTAGCACTGCAACATTATCTCATGACAAGTTCGCATGCTGCACAGTGATGTACGGTAAAATGTTATATTGAGCACTATGTGTAATTTCATGCCTTACCACAAAACGCCTAATAAAAGCTGACTCACTTTTCTGTTAACAGAAGTAGCTTTTTCTTTAAGAGTATATGGCGTGACATTGCAATTTCGAACGGATGCCAAGAGGCCACTGCTCACAATTCTTatgttgtatatatatttatgcatGTTGCTTTAATTCATCTGAAAgaacattttaaatgcaaaagTGTCATAAGTATCACTTGTAATCCAATTTTCTTTTATCTAAATTTGACTGAGCAGTAAGAATTCTAGTTTTTTAGGTTAAGCTAAGGATTTAGAATGAGAAAAGATCGTCACCTGATTAATTTAACCTGTGAAGTAAGGTTCTTTCTTATTAGAAATAACAACCAGGAGAGTGTATTATTCCAGTGTCTTGGTTGTCTTGTTGAATCACAGTAAACTGACACGCACAACTTTAATTACATGGATCCTCAATTTACTGTCAAGTCTTTAGGGCAGATTAATTTTGAGTATCGACCCAGTTGAAAGTTCCTTCATCCACTCTAAAATGTCTTTTGGTTCACTTGTTAGACTTTCATAATATAAAAAGCTATATACTGATGAGATGAGATTATTTTATTCAAAGCTAAAGCAACTAGCATTGGTGCATATTTAGGCCTTCGATTAGATATTAACCAGCTGGATGTGTGAAAATTGTTTTGGTGTCCAAATATGAGCAATCCGATTGTACAGAATAAGCCTGTTATGTTGCGAATAGATTTTGATTTTCAAAGAACTATAATTAATGGCACAGATAAACAAAAATCTacttttcttcatttaaaaatatgttttccattaaagaaattattaatatttattttcccaaattgTATTAAGTTACAGTATTTTCTGAATCAACAGAAAATAAGGTGATCTTCAAATAATCAATAGAAAATGTTTttagttgttggtttttttttgttttttttattcactcGTGTCCATAATTTTCCCCTCATAGTTACTTTGAGCCATACTGAGGGTGCTCATTTGTGTCTggctctgagctttgtgaaacTTTAGCGTTAGCCACATTCccttttcatatttaaatgtCTAATTAGATTTCTTGTTTATCAATGTTTTCTCGCTGGTGTACTTTGGTGAACTTTGTCTCTTCACTCACAGTGAGAAGCTTCCACACTAACACCATGTCAGGCTGTGAGAGTGCATGTGAATATTTTCCTACACCGCTATACAATCAGTTATATGGGAGACTGAATGGCCAGTCACTGGGCGGAGCTAAGCACTGGAAATCTGCAGAATCCAGTCCCTGGCCAGTCAGTCGATGCATCTCCTACTTGCCAACATATATCTACAGATGCTAGCCAGTGGTGATGTGAACCAATAGAGACATTAAAACACTAACAAACAAGAATAAGTGGTTTACAGCAACAAACATCACCCTTTtcaagaaaatatttttcaccTACCACTACTGAGTTTGGAACTAGAGGAGCTCTCCTTGTCAACTTtgggtttcttctttttgtgtgatcCAGAGTCTGAGGCAGCCTGTCTCTTCTCTACAGTTGGGGTGGAAAGTGCCCTTTTCTTAAAAAGCTCCCTTTCTCTCAGTAGAGCAGGATCCATCCTGtttgaaagattaaaaaaaaaaagaagaagattcaTTTAACAAAAGGCAAAGCAACAAAGCTCATTTTGATGGATTCAAGGAATCACATTCTTAATATATGTAAGTATACGTGTAAGTAGCAAGAACCTTTGGTGGCCTTTAGCTTCAGGGACTTATGAGCTGTCACCTGGTTGATCTTTTTGTAATAAAGCCATCAAGAAACGGTTTTTTTCCCGATACCAACAAAACAactgatatattaaaaaaaccaaaaactaagCTGAAAAGTCATACAGCCAAATACTGTTCGGACACGAACCATAGTTATTAAATTTTTTAGAATTAAATGGCGTTAGAGGGAAAACAGTCATTACCCCAGAGCCACAAATATAAAGCTAGTTAAACTAGCTAACAATAGCTAGTTTATTTTCAATTCCGATTACAAACGGCTTTCAGTTGACTTTGTGATCATGTAAATCCCATAATAACTACAACTAACATTATGTTAATAAGCGAACGTTACTGAGTATTATGGGGAAACCAGGATAAATAAACAAACGTGGTGAAACACTGTACCAGAAGCTTAGTAGTTAACCTAGCGTTAGCATCACGATTAATTCAACATTACCTGACACTTTGTTCCTGTTCTCACTCAGAGAaagaagagggttagtccaagagcACTAACTATATGCTGTAGATGTAAAACAGAATGCGTCCTCCACCGAATCACTGTTTTTTGTCGTTCCTTCGGAGACAACACAAGTAAACTTCATACACAATTTTACTCATGCTGCACTTCCGTTTCTAGTTCGATTTTTCCGGTATCGACAGCGAAGCCTGTATGGCGTCATTACGTACGTACGACAAAACGATGATTTACGATGAATAAAAAACTGCACGTTTAGAAAATATTGATGAAAACAATTTTCGAAATATATCTTCTATTTGTTTGGGTCCCTCTCGACagattaaatgttttgttttttaatccacCACAAAATCACATCAATTTACACGTTTTTTAACAAActataaaagacaaaatataaaagaaaaaaagatcacgcagtaatttttgtttgtgcaaAAGTTTGGTCTCTCCTTTATGCTATTTTGCTATAGTATTACTCGGGATTTATACTAATTGTCACATCCATATTCTTATTAACTACTGAAACGCTAAACAGGACAAGCCataaaaatcagaatcagaatcagaatcagaatcagaatggggtttattgc
Coding sequences within:
- the smim18 gene encoding small integral membrane protein 18, yielding MTNITATVHPNNLPLREEGVPLSLVSFQVQEVYPFHDGWNVACFVILLLFILTVLSLAALAVLYELLDCGCCAKGKTHHQLQEEGPGSCSKLMSSMCKEPESHTEVV
- the gtf2e2 gene encoding transcription initiation factor IIE subunit beta — encoded protein: MDPALLRERELFKKRALSTPTVEKRQAASDSGSHKKKKPKVDKESSSSSKLSSESNGSFNIKTSSGYKFGCLAKIVNYMKTRHQNGDTHFLTLDEILDETKLLDISMKQKQWLMNEALVSNPKIEVRDGTYGFKPKYNLKDKKALLRLLDKHDQLGLGGVLLEDVEEGLPNSAKAIKALGDQIIFVTRPDKKKILFYNDKHCQFAVDEEFQKLWRSVPVDSIDEDKIEEYLKKQGISSMQETGPKKVLPIQKRKKPAGPRKRNFKTHNNHLAGLLEDYSDGVPIKK